CTGTGCTTGTCTGCATTTCAGCTCTTAAGTTGttaattgaaacttgaaagtacTAATTCTAATACTGCTGGTTTCATTTCTGATGTGGTGTTTTGTAGGCAACATGCTCCTTCTTCAAGCGGCCGGCAAACTTTGATCCGGATTTTGACTTGTCCTTGTCAGAGCTTGCTGCATTGGACATGTGCCAGAAGAGAGCCATTTTTAATCCAATGACAACAGAACAACGGCAACATTTGAAGCAAAGATGTGGCGGTTCTTGGAAATTGGTTCTGAGGTTTTTGCTTGCTGGAGAAGCATGTTACAGAAGGGAAAAATCACAGGTAATAGCAGGCCCCGGTCATAGCATTGCTGTGACATCAAAAGGGGTTGTTTATTCATTTGGTTCCAATAGTTCAGGACAACTTGGGCATGGCACCACTGAAGATGGATGGCAACCTCGGCCAATCAGGTTGGAACTTTAGTTAGTACATTATCCTACTAACTTAAGTGGAAAGTGAACTAGTTGAATTTAAGTTAACATAACTCAATTATGCTGCAGAGCTTTGCAAGGAATCCGAATTATACAAGCTACTGCTGCTACTGGGAGAACAATGTTGATCAGTGATTCTGGGCAGGTTTATGCCTTtggaaaacaatatttttgtgaaaatgaGATTGGAAATGAAGGATCTAAAATGGTTACAACTCCACAGTTAGTTGaatctttgaaaaatatatttgttgtgCAAGCTGCAATTGGAAACTATTTCACAGCCGTATTGTCAAGAGAAGGCAGGGTTTATACATTTTCTTGGGGTAGTGATGGCAAACTCTGTCACCAAACTGATCCAAATGATGTGGAACCCCGTCCTTTATTAGGAGCTCTGGAACACATACCAGTAGTGCAAATAGCTGCTGGATTCTGCTACCTGCTTTGTTTGGCTTGTCAACCAAGTGGAATGTGAGCTACAGCTTAATCTCCTTACCTCAACTTTTGCAATTCTTTTTCCACAAGAATTGAATTAAGAGTTGTATCATATGATGCAAATTAGGCACTCTTccatacttcattttttttgtttgcaaaTTAATGTTTGTAGAGtgaaaagtgaacttttttGTATTATGATTTATTCCTTGATTGGCAACATATATATCTTCCATTCTGTTTTCTTCAATTACCTGCATGTATTTGCATCATAAGTCCAGAGCTTCAAGATTTATGAAAGTTCTTAAGCATTGctgattttttattcttaagtaAACTAGTATTTacattccatttcatttttgttgtaaTAACTATCTATACATTTATTGATTACCTGATCCTTCTCGGAAATCTTAATAGGTCAGTGTACTCAGTTGGGTGTGGTATGGGTGGGAAGCTCGGACATGGCACAGAAACGGATGAGAAGTATCCTCGTTTGATTGAACAATTCCAGCTGTTAAACCTTCAGCCCATGGTGATTGCTGCTGGTTCTTGGCATGCAGCTGTGGTGGGGCAGGATGGCCGTGTTTGCACATGGGGTTGGGGCCGTCATGGCTGCTTGGGTCATGGAAATGAAGAATGTGCATTAGTACCTAAGGTGGTGGAGGAGCTGAAAAATGTCAAAGCAGTTCATGTTGCTGCAGGAGATTACACTACTTTTGTAGTGTCTGATAGCGGTGATGCGTATTCATTTGGTTATGGAGAATCTGGTACTCTTGGCCATGACCCTGAAAATCCTGAGCAGGTCTGCTTGCTTATGCCTTTCTCCTTGTTTGATTTGTGAATTTTGAACAATCATGATATGAAGAACTGGTTAGTGATTACTACTTTACAATAATTGGAACTTTCAGAGGAGTTCCAAACTGAACCAGTTTCAGAATGAAGCTTCTAGTTGAAGCTCAACTTTGTTAAGGTCATATTATGCAGTATGCGCTAGTAGCTTATGCCCAAATCTGAATGAGGACTAGCATTACACTATCAAATTCATGTGTGAAGTGCATAGTGAACCATGGATGACATTTTCTTGTAAATGCCTTAGAGCCAGGGCACAAGTAGCACAAACCTAATTTTATATTGGTGACTCTAGTGCATTCTATTAAAGCTAATCTTTCCATGTCAATTATTAGGTAGACACATTTGGAGACAAAATTATTCATTCAGAAAATCCTAATATAAATGAAGTTAATCAACAATATCATGTTTGTAATTGTGCAGGAACACATGCATGCAGATGTGTTAACTCCAAAGCTAGTCACTTCGATGAAACAGAACTATGAACGGGTGATACAGATTAGTCTGACCAATTCGGTATATTGGATTGCTCATACATTTGCCCTAACTGAATCAGGGAAGCTGTATGCCTTTGGGGCTGGGGACAAAGGACAACTAGGTGTAGAGCTTCGTCCCTACCAGACTGAAAGACGAAAGCCACAGCGTGTTGATATTGATCTTGGTTAACTGCGTGCCGGTGCACGccaattatttacaatttatgttTTCCATGCATGCCATTTAGTGTTTTAATCCTTTGTTTATTCTGTAAATAGAATCAAAGAATGCATCCATAAGGTCCAAGCTAGGTCTAACAAGGGCCTCACCTTCAGCTATTTGTGCGGTTGTTGATATTAATCTTTGGCTTGAACTTGCTCATCATAGTTGAAAATGGTGAAGGCTCATATGCAGTTTAGTTGTGTTGGCTTTTGAATTTGGTTATCCCAGGATCATTTGCTTAGATAAAGTTGGTgaattttactaaattgttattcACTCGATATCACAACTACTTGATTTAGTAAAATTTTACTGAAGTGGAGGAGGAACACTTTTGTTCCGATATTTAAAAACAATGGAGATGTTTAAACTTGTGcatattaaaagaagaaaaaaactacgAGTCGCAATTATAGGTAATTGAGCATAGATTAAGAAAAGAGATTAGAATTGCaaagattcaatttgattttatacTAGGAACTAGAAAGGTTTATGATAGAAGTCACTTATCTTTTATGGGGGCTGATGGAAATGTATTAAAGCAAAGAAAGAtttgcatataatttttattgatttgaaaTGTATGATTAAGTGTCCAAGGAAGTATTGTGAAAGATTTTAAGAAAGGTGTTCTTGTGAGGTATATCTAAGCTACACAAGGCATGTATATATGACAGGGTTATTATTAATGTGAGAACTTTTAGAGGCAAGACTAAGGACTTCTCTAGAAGgataaaattacattagaccTCACAACCTTGAGTCTTTGcttgtttaatttagttttggaTGTACTTACCAACGTGTATAAAAGATTATCAATTATTgcataatttttgtaaattatctAGTTTTGATTGAAGAATCAAGGGAAAAAGTTAATGATCAACTTGAACTTTGGAGACCGCTAAGGGTTTTCACTTACGTAGGAGTAATTAATACTGCTCGTGTATTCATGAATTATGTAATGATTGAAAAAATACTTCTTGCATATTAATATGTAAATAACTTGTtatgaattatggaataatTTGTGAAATAGATTTATATGTTTATTAGCTCATATGgtgtgttttaaaaaactttaaatttattatatatataatacatatatgtatttatatatatgagatCAGATTATATTGGtttaactttaataattattatattatttttataacatgtatttttattggttaaactattaaattatatctatatatttcaatatcatttgtatcaatttttattaaaattaaataagaataaggTAATCTAATGATTTATATTTacgtatattttaaaatatttatattatattgattttaatttatataaacgagataacaaataattttatattaatatgaaattttatatgtgatctatgtaaaatgaatttttaatccaataataaattttaagaagatATTATCTACCTGAAAATTGTAGAATGATATAATAATTGTCTAGATACGATTTgatcctttatatatatatatatatatatatatatatatatatatatatatatatatatatatatatatatatatactgattttaacctaaaataaaaattaataataaaatttttatgatattatttacCAACTAATAACCTTTTTAGTAAAACAAAATActgtttttctcattttattaaaacgaagcttttttatgataaaaaaacgaagttaatttatacaacaatttaaatattaaaatgaaacttaatttattttttaaaaaatatcaataattttaaaaaaaatacaaatcttTTAAAAGTTTCTCCAAAAAgttcattgtaaaaaaatatggcAGATCAACATAATACTTTATTTCCTATGAAGGATTCTTTTATGAATTACATATATCTTTGATTTCATAAGAAACAATTATATTGTAGTCAAGTAGAATcatatgaataataattaatttttcaaaagaatactattaaaaaaagtagaaccattatgaataataatttttttagtacttaacttagaaattactaattaaattagaataaatttacaaatttatccACATACTTTCGTATGAAGGAAAAATCTGTTATTTAATACATGGAGggaagtaaaattaaattttgtagttATTAATCCTTTTCCTCGTGTGTGTCAatcagaaaaagaaagaaggttaAAATTGTTAAATACAATATATCcctatataaattttgttattattttattattttattattttaattatcttctttattagaaattagttttttttttttacttttacaaaaaaatacttcctgATTAAAACGCGTGACTTTTCCAACAtggaatattttatttgaattataaaaaatcatataaaagataaatatattttttagataaattttaaaactattataatCTGGATTCAAAacttaattgttttaatttaacacgttatatctataaatatttcttgattcaaataattaatttctataattttaatttcatcttaaaaataatttaatcagaatgaacaaataatataagaatatttttttcagagttatttaattataaattattttatatgataaggATGTTTGGCttttataataatgattattttaaaaatactctttgatttttaattgattcacaAGGTAAAAAAGgtcttttcattttcatgttaatagtgtattgaaattaaattctttttgaaaTCTTATCTCTTTAATTAATTCCCATAGtctaacaacaaaataaaaatattgattatttttatttatagaattgaCTTAAATTCAAAATCTATTTATACACCCCAGGAAAAAAGATGCTAATATATGAACGGCCAGCAAGGATGTCCCCTATATTCTTTGCCATTGTTGCAACTTGCAATGCCGCATTCCTGAAAGGGAATAAAGATTTATTTAGCACACCATAAATATAGTACAACcttaacaaacaaacaaatccaACAACGTTGTTGTGTTGTTTCCCTCTTCCATGCAGAGATCAGCACATTCCCATATCctatatatagtatatatattcCTTACCTTaaatagcaaaaaaataaaccgtAACCAACGGCTTCCCTCACACATTGCAAACGTACCCTATAATATATGAACCCTCTCCTTAGGACCTTTCCGCAACCACAATATATTCCTTGCATTGCAGAGTTTCTCTAATATTTCCCTTTCCTTAGAGAAAAACTGCACAACAAAGCAACAgattaattcattatttttcttcaaaaatggCTCGTGCACGCCGTGTTGTGGTTCTTGCCGTGGTGATGTTCGCCATCATTGGCTTGGCCTGTGCTAAGAATCCAGCACCAGCACCAGAGGCCTCTGCCGATGACTATGAGGACGATGATTACTCCATCGGAGCCCTTACCGCGGCCAGCGGCGCGGCTTCTTCACCCAACAGCGTCGTGGCTGCACCCATTGGTGGACCCGTGCCTCCCGGTGCTTTCGACAATGCTAAGGGTGGTTCTCCTTCCAGCGCCGCTGCCTCTTCCTCCCTTGGTCACTTCTCCGCCGTCGCCGGAGCTGCCTCTGCTGCTCTTGCCGGCTTCTTCTATTTCTGAGTTCTCATCATTGCCGCTCCGAAGGTTGCATGCAATCATGCAAAGATAGAGCATGCAAGTATTAGAAGTGTATTTATGTATATTGTAATTCAATATACAGAAgagttataattaatattaaaatgttatttcacCGAGGTCTCAAGCACGTAAATCAACTGCATGTGAGATTATTTTAgcttataaattaaaactttcaatttaaatattaattattcaattacattaaatatttagaaagaATATTTTCAGTTATATCTAGCTTGAAAAGGATAAACTAAAAGTCAAAAATATAcgtgatgtaaaaaaaatatcaaaatgttaTCGAATGATTTACAGTGATTTCTTGTGATAAAGAAGACGCGGGAAATAACCTAGATTAGTTATGCCAACCTAACACTTCTGTATACTTGATTCGTTACATATCACTTATCAGTTATCAATTATTGAAGTTCACCTGTAATGAATGTTTAAACATTATAATAAAGCTTCAAGggcaagataaaaaaatgtctaaaaTTGGGATGATTGAATTGTAAAGAGACATTGAGGCTCCCTGACAGATTTCTAGAAAATATTATCATGAAGTATTTGATTTAGctgattttgataaataatttagtgGTCTTTTGaggaaaacaaattcaaaatgattattttttatataatatttaccaTCGATGAGAAAGAACTATACGGACAACTTCAAACTTCTTTTTATTAGATATCATTGTACACACGTGAATTAAATGTTCCAAGGAGAGCACACACCTTACATATCAAGACATTTGAGGtcaatttctattaaaatcaTAGATTTCGTGTAAAAAGTtggatgaattttaaaaaatgttgcaTGATAagtttgattaatttattttaatctttttttattattataaatacttattaagatatttattagATACTGACAaggaattattatttgaattgaaatgGGAATCATTTTTACCGGCAacgaaaagggaaaaagaatagcaaattcaaatggctaggCCTTCAGCCACTTTCACCAACGGGTCAATGTGCTACCAGAAAGAAAATAgctattaatattattacataaaaaatgttgggagaatgatttcaaattccaatgtggcaaaaaaattatttctggcTTTGATCATCAgtaaacaaaatacaattgtACATTATGTACCCAAAAGTGCAAAAATATATGAATCACGATTTAGCGTAAACATAAATCTAACCTGCACTGGTGCTTATTACAATTCAATCAAAATGAATTTAACTTACTACCTAGAAAAGTGCTTCATGGTATTATCAGTCCCATCAATGAATGACAAAAAATGCAGAACTTCATCAAACTCTAAGCTGAACCCCAAAATTTGCAATTCAGCTCAACCAGCTTTGTCAAAGATCAAATTCTATCTAACCATTAAGTATCGTCTGGATCTGCTGACAGCTGTATTAACCCTGTGAAACTGACTACCTAGGAATGGAATAAAAACAAACGCATATTTTCACTTAATACACATATTTTACACTCACTTCTGCCACCCTGAATATAGGTGGGAAGAAAGCCCAGGAAGTGAATTGAGGATAACGATAACCAGCTGTTTCATTCAACAGTCTTATCATATAACTGCATCGATAATCAACTaatttgttgttgatttaataCATTCCCTTGAAAACAGGATTTGTCCGGCAAATGCTTGCTCCATACTCCTCATATTCTGCCTTTGTATGACAAGCCTGCACAATGGACCAGATATTGTAAAACTTGCATCGAGATTTATTGGAAGGATTAAAAGAAGCATTAACAAATTATGGACACTCCCAAGGAGAATGGCATTATCACAAGAAAACACATTGCAGTCCACAgggatggaaaaaaaaaactcggtCATATTTTGCACTGGTCAAGTTCTATATTTCTAAACTTGGCAAGCAATACCAtgtattcaatcataaattcgTTTAATCATATGGCAAAGCGTACAAAAATCCTGGTTATTAATGCCAGATAAAGAGGCATTGACAACCAACTACAGACATCACACTGACAGCCAGCCTGCATGGGCGACCAGGGCTGTGGAGCAAGGTGGGATGTCAAGATTAAATTGTAAGGTATGGAACTTGAGCCCCACATTGGAAGCACTGAACCTCTTAACACCCTCgccccaaaaaaaaattgtcagaaATGCATACCGTAAAAAAATCAGGTGTTGACGCAAGCACTGATCCTCCAAACCAAACTGCATATCTCTGGATTGGATTGCTGAGTACATTTACCTCCACTGGCTGCGACTGTAGGttccaaatataaaaaagtaaatgccAGGCCAAAGCAATAAATATATAGCAGTCAGACCTTCCAAAATACAATTAACAACCAACACATCACTAATTTCAATGGAAAATAATTACATGACAAGGATTTATGCAATTATTTAATACAACATAATGATGTATTGGCTGTTGATTGGTTTAGTCCATACGACTAGTGCAAGCaaggtttatataaattataaagaatttaGTATCTGTCTGTGTGTGAGAGGAAGAGAATCATCAATGCAAATATGATCTAAAGGTACCTATTAACTCTTACTTTTATCTCCCCATTCAAGCGCGCTTCAGATAAAAGGACACGAGCatccactattttttttagatcaCGTTGCAACCTCCTGTGAAAATCCTTGAACATGGTTGAACCTCCAGACAACACTACATTCTGAagtaaaaaagacaaaataggAAAGAGGTGAAGAATTCAATCATTAAGAACATGTAAACTAAAGGGCTTGAAATTTATATGATCAGAAATTAAATATCATGGCTGGGATTGTggacttatatatataacatttgaCACTATTGTATTCCATCAggccaacaacaaaaaatgccCCAAGCTTAACATTTGGCCTAAGAAAATcactaattttataataaaaattggttaactaaaatttaaaagcacTCTTGGAGCTTAATTATATACACGTTAATAAGTAAAGGTACTTCACCTTGTATAATGATCTCCTTGTGTCAATTGGCGCAGACTGAATGCACTTGTCTATTACAACTGGCAAAGGGGTGGTAAAGTCACTGCCATATATCTCAGGATTAAAGAAAATCTGCAGAAATCATAGGGAAAGCATACAGATATGTTAATATGACTGATCCTGTTAACATTATGACCCAAACTGAACCCATGGATTAGCTCCACAATTAGACCAAGGCACTactatattttcattaattcttCAGTAGTTTAGGGAACAAGATCAAGTGGAACTAATAGCTATACATAGATAAGCGGTATCAAGACTCTGAGAGATGGAGACTACTTGATCAGTTCATCCTAGATTCAAACCCCAACCAGTCTACATTGCTTGTACTTAAGCCTCCCTTGCCCCTTCCCACGCTAGTACTTCGGCCTCTTTTACTTTTTACCACTTTTCTGTATAACCCCCCTCTGTTAAGCTGGATATTAATGATAGGAAGTCAGGATCTTAGAAAGATCATACTAAAAAAGTCATACTAAAAATAGGTATAAAACAAGTAGCCATAGAACAATCCGGAGGTGTCCCCTAAGAAAGATTCAGTTATCCATAATAGAGAAAATTCAAAGAGCAGCCATAGAACAAACCTCAGGGCCAAGAAATCGTTCATAGCCAATATCACAGGAATATGGTGCCCCCGTCTTTGGTTTAATACCTCTCCAGTGCTTGATATACTTGGCTGGCTCTTTGTCATGCTTATTAAATTCCTGAGAGAAAATGAGTCTGGTTATGTAGGAAAATTAACAAGTTTAAAAGATAACTTTAGTTACATCCCTTGattcacaaaaaagaaaagcaaattaAAGTAGTGACAATTTATCGACACTCGATATACTAATGGCAGAGGCAACAAAACTATTGGCAGAGAAACACCACAAACTCCTCAAATGATTCTGTCAAAGAACTAAGTATTGAACTAAAGACCACCTTCACAATGTCAGAGCAGGTGTAGCAATACATTTCCTTCACTTTCCGTGCCACTTCAAAAGAGTCTTCTGGTGGTACATTTTCTCCTCTTTCCTGCATGAAGCAATGTCAACACAACAGGTTGTGAATCTGGCTTGGAAAAATGCAGATTGGCAATTGGATATGGATTATTACAATTGATTTCACTAGCTATGTAAATGGTAGTTTGTGAGATCCTTCAACATTAACAAGAAGAgcacaataacttttaaatttataccACAAGGATTTCCTACCCGCATAAGCTGCTGCACAAAAAGAGTAATATCCTTTCCAGAAATGGGAATCGATTTGATGCTACTGCCAATAACATAGCCGTCTGCAACAGGTACAACATGAGCAGCCCCATCTCCAACATCCACTACAACTCCAGTCATCTCGCACTATGAAGGATTTCAGATCAGccataaatgaaaatattcttaaaataaaatagatataataagaaacaaaatatcttgATAGCTCCTATGGTACTGTTATCAAGTTCAAGTAAAATTATGCATAACCAACTTCATATTCTACATTTTATATTCAACATAATCGGGGGAGCTGATAAATTATCATATGCGCATGTAATAATGCAAAACAACCACAACAGTTCATATTCTACAGTATGGTTCACTCTTGGTTTCAAGTGAAAGCATCCAAATGTGTCAAATTGCAGGGGCTGATAATGTGCATTTTGTGTTTAGATAACTACCAACCGTGTTGCTGCTGAGATCATATTAAATATGTAAAGCATTCAAGATAATCATCCAAATCCAATTCTATATTCAACATAAttcccaattttttttctagctGTGTACCAATTACCAACCTTAGATGTTGTGTAACCAGCTGCAAGAGCAAGCACAGAATTCACACCAATGTAAAGTCCAGGTACGTTAAACGTCTCAAACATGATTTCCCCAGTATACTCGCGACTCTCTGGCGAAGTCAATGGACTCTCCGTCAAGAGAAAATAGTGATCCTCTGGATCACACCTCAAATAGTTGAATATGCACTGCTGCCAGAAGCGCTCCATGGCATCCCAATTCTCAACCTGGCCATGCTGAATTGGGTAGCTGAGATTATAAGTGCTGCTAGATCGAGATTTGGAGAGGGCCTCATCCCCAATGAAGAAATCAAGATCTGCCATTACGCCAGCATTGTGCTGGGCAACCCAATTGCCTTTAGAGGAATTCCTCGATTGATTAAGAAAGGACTCGTTAATTGCAACCACTGTCGGAACATTAAAACATGGCTCAACATTACCAGCAAACCCCATCTTAGTATAACTGCAAAAAAACATCACTTCCAAATTCAGGAATTCGGGTAATGAATATTACAGACAATTCTAGTCCTAAAACTAAGAAAACTGCATTGGGGCATTTCAACAAACACATGGTGTCCACATATtgacagagaaaaaaaatagcataatgCATAGAAAGGGAATTGGGTGATAGAAATGGAGGAAAGTGGTACCCGGAGCCATTATCGATGACTACAGCTGGACGAGAAGTAGAGGGATCCATGAGAAAGATTGAAAAGGTGGTGAACGTTGAAGGTGGATCTGCGACTGAGATCCGAGAGTAAGCGTGAAGCAGAGGATCATGGTCGTGAAAAGCGGAACAAGGAAGAAGAAGGTGTAAGTGATGGTGACAGAGGCTTTGCTCCCAAGTGAAAGAAGGAAATAGACAAATTGAAATGGTTGGTGATTGCTACATCCATCTCAACTGAAAGGTGCAGGTCCCATTAACTCGATCATCATCATTCTGTTCGGTTCCAAAACATGCTTTAAACAACTAccttccttctctctctcctaGACTCTCTTGTTTTCTTCTCAGGTAGATGACTATTTTGGTATAATCACAAtttagttctttaaaaaaaaaattagttattaaatgTGTATAAATTATGACAATTATATAATGTgtaatgataatttaatattaaattaattcttaaaaatatattttattattaaattaatacttaaatattataacttaataataaaataatttcatagatTTAATAATACgacaaaattatcatattattcatggatttaaattttatatttttaagaaatcaaattatgaatgatttatcatttatatgttcagaataaaaaatgattaatcagtctttcttttttttcttctttttttatcattttaaattttaattcattaatttttgggTTGCCCCAAAGCCTTACAGTAATATGGATGCATTGCACGGCATGACGTCACATTCATTTGTCGTTGGGACCCACAAATGGGGCTACTTGATCGATTTGAAGGACTTGTTGTGAGGGCCAACCTAAAACGAATATTTTAAGCgctttgtaactttttttttgtttcctggTACCTTGACACGAACCTCcatcaagaaaaaaaactgtcggtagtttttaatttaaataaactttcaaaaatataaattaaaagaaaatatctt
This genomic interval from Glycine max cultivar Williams 82 chromosome 5, Glycine_max_v4.0, whole genome shotgun sequence contains the following:
- the LOC100780462 gene encoding actin-related protein 3 yields the protein MDPSTSRPAVVIDNGSGYTKMGFAGNVEPCFNVPTVVAINESFLNQSRNSSKGNWVAQHNAGVMADLDFFIGDEALSKSRSSSTYNLSYPIQHGQVENWDAMERFWQQCIFNYLRCDPEDHYFLLTESPLTSPESREYTGEIMFETFNVPGLYIGVNSVLALAAGYTTSKCEMTGVVVDVGDGAAHVVPVADGYVIGSSIKSIPISGKDITLFVQQLMRERGENVPPEDSFEVARKVKEMYCYTCSDIVKEFNKHDKEPAKYIKHWRGIKPKTGAPYSCDIGYERFLGPEIFFNPEIYGSDFTTPLPVVIDKCIQSAPIDTRRSLYKNVVLSGGSTMFKDFHRRLQRDLKKIVDARVLLSEARLNGEIKSQPVEVNVLSNPIQRYAVWFGGSVLASTPDFFTACHTKAEYEEYGASICRTNPVFKGMY
- the LOC100787233 gene encoding ultraviolet-B receptor UVR8 → MDATTSETPTIQYHNIPDQPITTIVATQLPTFQPQQRHCFKDSSPGEFPLSDNPSIVLHVLTTCNLYAQDLAKLEATCSFFKRPANFDPDFDLSLSELAALDMCQKRAIFNPMTTEQRQHLKQRCGGSWKLVLRFLLAGEACYRREKSQVIAGPGHSIAVTSKGVVYSFGSNSSGQLGHGTTEDGWQPRPIRALQGIRIIQATAATGRTMLISDSGQVYAFGKQYFCENEIGNEGSKMVTTPQLVESLKNIFVVQAAIGNYFTAVLSREGRVYTFSWGSDGKLCHQTDPNDVEPRPLLGALEHIPVVQIAAGFCYLLCLACQPSGMSVYSVGCGMGGKLGHGTETDEKYPRLIEQFQLLNLQPMVIAAGSWHAAVVGQDGRVCTWGWGRHGCLGHGNEECALVPKVVEELKNVKAVHVAAGDYTTFVVSDSGDAYSFGYGESGTLGHDPENPEQEHMHADVLTPKLVTSMKQNYERVIQISLTNSVYWIAHTFALTESGKLYAFGAGDKGQLGVELRPYQTERRKPQRVDIDLG